In the genome of Arachis stenosperma cultivar V10309 chromosome 2, arast.V10309.gnm1.PFL2, whole genome shotgun sequence, the window TTTGTTTTTCATGTGTTGTTGCTTACTTACCTGTAACTCTTGTTCAGAGGAAGTTTTCAGCCATTCTGTAGATCCCTTCCTGATGATCCCTTACTTGAATGCTTTGAGGCGACCGAAGGATTAAACATTCAAGGTCTTTGGTTTCTGCTTCATCCTCTTCTTGTACAATTaaaaaaaggaaggaaaagaatataaataaaatgaTACCAATAACTCTACTAGCAATGCTTCACATTAGAATTTGCACCGAAAATTGTGATAGACTGAAATGAAAGACTTGATCGTGTAGGTCGTTAGTTGTATGAAACAATGATGTTAAGTGGCTtgtaagatttttttttcccctcttcttcctctagaagattcttaatttttatcttgattcactaaaggctgacaaaattccatcatatatataatttcatcatataattcaattttctttgctttttaATCTTGTCCTTAGATGAAGACCACTCAAAATGATACTTAATTGGATATCTTGTAATGATGTTATTTTGCATGCCCACTTCATTCTTCTTATATTGAtaaatatgttttttattttgtagatGCTGCAAATAATTTCAAAGCCAATGAAGGATATTGGCCCACGTGCAATGTTCTATCTTGCTGCTGCAGTATCTGACTTTTATGTTCCTTGGAAGGACATGGTATACAATTGATATGTTGGTTCTTCTTTCCATAAAAGTTTCATGCCTTATTAACTTCAATTCTGGCTTGAATGATTTTGTAATATGTTAAGATACAAGAATATTAACCATGTCAATTTCAACATCTGAGCTAGAGTTAGTTATTATTTAGAGAATTAGCATACAGATAACACTGCATAACTTAATTAGTCCTGCTTAGATTGTGAAAACTGAAAAGGATAAGCAGAAAAACATTTATTGAAATATCGGAACTATTTAAGGGTTATTTTGAGATTGATGATCATTGTGAAAATTGCTCTGCAAAGCTAGGATCTTGAAATTAAAACACCTCAATTCATAAAATATATTTGACTTGGTAATATCTACTTGCTATATATTTATCCTATGCAGGTAGAACATAAAATTCAATCTGGATCTCACATCTTGGATGTGAAACTTGTTCCTGTGCCAAAGATGCTATCAGTGCTTAGGAAAGATTGGGCACCCCTTGCTTTTTGCATATCTTTCAAGGTATTGATGGGTTGGATATTTAGTCTTTACAATTTTTTGGAGTAATATTGTAATAGACTTACCTTTCCTCCCTGGTTAACAGTTAGAGACAGATTCAAACATTCTTCTAAATAAGGCGCGGGGTGCTCTCGAGAAGTACAATATGCATGCTGTTGTTGCGAATGAGCTCTCCACGCGCAAGGAGCAAGTGGTGGTTGTCACTATTGACGACAAAATTACAGTTCAACGAGATAAGAGCAAGGCTGATGATGATGTAGAGAATCCCCTCATTAAGCTTCTTTCTCAGAGACATTCAGCTTACATTGAGGACTCGAAGAGAATGAGGTGAATCACTTTTTGAGTCTGATCTTTTCGACTTCTTCTCCATGTTGCAATTCCATGGCAAGACAACTCTCGTTGTATGTAATAAAACCATGAATAAATGAAAAGAAGGATTACACAATATAGATAAAGGGTGTTAAAAAGGAGATAGTTTCAATAGGAGAAATAagaagtttaaattttaatgtagTGTGTATCAAGGTTACAAATTTTAATGTGTTTTGGATATGCAATTATGCATACTGGGACCAAATAACGCATTAACCATATTGGATTTAGCTTGTTTAAAGTATAGTACATGATACATCTCAATCATTGATGGAGGAAAGAAAAGTCAATAATATCTCAATCATTGATGGAGGAAAGAAAAGTcaataattcataattttttaagatAACAATTACCATAACTACATATACATACAGGATGTTTAGGATTTCCTATCAAAGTAATTAAGTGCTACAATTGGGAAAGTAAAATCTCATTCATCTATCCTGTACACCTATATTCCGTATAATAATATCATTAAAAATGAATTAGATTTGGGGAGGAAACATTATGgtattgaataaaatattagCTATTGATAAGTGGGAATTATGTCCCATTTTCATTCATCACTATCTGATTTAAGATCTTCTGCTGCCAAGAGCTGGCTGATAAGTTTATCTTGATCTTGCTCAGCCTTTCTTCTCATCAAATCTCTTTTCTTGAGAACAAGTGTGTACCCTTTAAGGGTATTGGAGAAATTCTTAGCAGCAGCTGCCTTCTCTCTAGCCAGAATCTTCCTTGCCTCATCAGGATCCATCTAAGATTTTACAAACTATTTCAGtcacataaaaaaaaaagcatgtTAGACTGTTGCCATTTCAAAACACAAATTCTACTTTAGGGTGATAAACTACTTCCTTCTATTTAAAATAACTCTTGTTTTGACTTAATTTATGCCCTGTATTCTTTAAAATTCACTCAAACCTGGAAGTGATTAAGTAACTCAATCTGGCACGCTTGTACAAAGGGAAGAAATTGATAGCATGTCCTACTTCGCTATAGGATTGTAAGATCGAGGAATAAGGCAATTTAATATATCAATATGCGAACACTTTGTATGTCAAACTGTATCAATTGTAGACATAGTTTTACCCACCAACCTTTGAAGTATAGAAATTAAAAGACACTGCACACAACATGTTCCAAAAATGTTAAAAAGTTAGAAAAACAAGAGttaaatatattgaagtttCTCTGTGAAAGATAAAACTTAACAAGTAACTGAATCAACTGCGAAGATAGTCAGATGCATAAAAGATATTAACTTCATAGGGTTGACTCGGTTATCCATATCATACTGTCTTCGCTTCTCATCGTCTGTAAGCAATTCATATGCAGTTTGGGCGTTTGTTTCTGAGAATAAGACAAAGATAAGACATTGAGAATAAGACATAAATGATAGGgatacaaaattttgtgttcttgtattctatttggtgataaactataacaaattataaaaatctaatttattctcattttttttcatccaaaaaatttgagaagaaaaatataataataaaaaaaataaaaaataaattatgtccTTTTGTATTTGTGTCTTTCTTGTTAGGATGTACACAAAATATAATAGTTCAGTGTCCCTAAACATAGTATCTTTGTCCATGTCTCATATGTCAAATACGATTTTGTGTTCCTGTCTCAATGTCCTGTACACAAACCTGACAAACGCAAAGTAATAAACCTAGCTTCTGCTGTTTCGCCTTCCTCAAGGGTTCCTCTACCATCATAGACTGGAATAGTGAAGTAGAGTTACTATATGTATTCAGACATTTTCATCTTAGAAAACAACACAAGCACAGTGGAACTGTACTTCTAGGATTAACAACTACTTGTGAGTTTTCAGTTATATACACTAAATTTAGTTATCAAATAAATCACTCATATAGAATAcatataaaatacaaaatatatattaaaagttaattaaataatgcataattatataCAAATGTGTGTACATAACATTTGTTTAAATATTAATCACGGTtgaattcataatttttatcatatcaGAGTCCTAGTATTTTAATTCAAGATGATTAAGCTCTCAACTTATCATTTTAACCACTACTTcactttataaattttttttttttcaaatcctATATTGTTTTCTGTCTTCTCACCATCATCCACACTCTCGTCCACCATCCTCTGTAAAAAGATGTGACTGTTTGATTCTTTTTAGAACAAATTAATTATCTTATGTATTTACTTACATACTTTTGTTTTAAAGATTTTACGGTGaacaattttacaaaatcaacGATACAActaagcttttttttttaatacttttacAAAAGTCATGATCAATGACATTGCCACATgattcttaaattttaattttgccCATATTTCATAATCGATAATGCTaagaagataataaaaaataagtgcTAACAATTTAAacatatcttatttaatatttattaattttagtaataattaataaatactaaataaaataaattttgacaaTTTTAgctaatttattttgtttttcaaatatTATTGTTTCATAATAGGTGATTTCTTCATACTCAATTAATTTGAGGGTATTACATACACTTCTTACATGTTCCAATTAATTGGTGATATGTGTATTCATTAATTTCAATTagcaaataaatttttaatttttaaaaataaaaattaataaatttaatacatGTATAAAATACTGTATATATAAATATCTTAATACACTATACATACATTTAAGTTCAGTTAAATCAAACCACCATATGTGGTAAAccttaaataaattatttaaaaaaaattagaattgaaCCGTTGTATATGTTGCCggagaaagagggaagaacataGAACCCTAATTATTTTCAtctaatttcatttttttctcttttttatattaaaaaaaatttgttttcgtcttctgtttttttattgaagaaaaaaaaaagagaacaatGAAAAGAACAATCGATTGTTCTGGGTTACAATAACAAGATCGATGACTTTCGAAGattagaagaaggaaaaaaaaggtATATCCTGAAAGtgaaagagaaggaaaacaaATTTTTTCTGTGAATATAGAAAAGAGAGAAGACGAAATTAGATGAAAAAGATTAGAGTTTtatgttcttccctctttctccAGCATATACAACAGCCCAATtctaattctttttcttttttctctttaaaataatttatttaaagttTAGCACATATGGTGGTTTGATTTAACCATACTTAAATTTATGTACAGCATATTAACTATAGGGTCGCTCTCTGGTACAGATCAATTATTATACAGATATacagatattttttttaattgtatatCCTGCTTACACGTTTACCTGCTATTGCAGCATGGGGCAGGAGATCAGCAGTTTGTGCCTTTGTGGTGCTCATGGAAAGGGTTTTTGAGCCGAGTTGATTGTGTGAACAACGAACGGGATGATATTGTGTTGGGTTCCGTTTATTCAGCTTCAGGCCTTGGGCCTTATTGGCCATTGGGACTGGTTTTgacccaaaaataaaatatgaaacgCAAGATAGGTAGGGTCATGGTTTTTCAATTTCCATATTTAACAACCATGTCCGTTATATTTTGATCCTTTCAATTGCGGAAATtctttttgttataaaaaatttgaaaactcttatttttttgttaacaaatATCCTAAAATTCTCTTTTCCTAAACCCATTAATTAACAAACAAGCCTGTACACAGTAGTCTAAACTCTATGCTCTATTCATAAAGAATAACGGATCCCACCACCAAATTAGTGAAACCAAAATAAGCAATATAATGAAgtacaattaattaattgatataaattatgataaattataattgtaatatgtttttttttttaaagaaaaaagagacTCAACACTGAAAAATAGTGTTCATTATAAATTCATAATACAAATACAGGAATAAACAAAGTGCTCAACAAAGTTTTAGTATTAGATAAAGAATATCTAATTTTTCATATTAGATaaacaatatttaattttttatatcgGTTTCGTCGGTTTATGCATTGCAATTAATTAAAGAAACTAGTTAAGATTACTAAGGTAAAAAGGTAATATCTTTTAGGTGTCTAAATAATGTATTGAAGCTATtggaatttcaaataaaaaaggtTAACTCTTTAAAATATTGACCAATTTATTAGAATGTGACctagaataataaataaataattttattaatttttttggatacaaaccttttatttatcaattctttcttttaatttttatctttatctttacgATAATAGTAACAATAATACAAATATAGAGTTTTTTGCCGACATGATACTTAAATTTTGAGTTTAAAGATTCTTTTTTAGATGTTTcgcttataattttttttatttttttattgtcacATTTAATTGTGTTTagaaattcaaataataataataataataataatacttttTTGTTTACATAATACTTAAATTTTGAGTTTGAGACATCATTTCTTTAGGTAcctttattaaaaattttaaaataatatttatttatatttctcttATTGTCACTTTTAGTTgtgtttaaaattttgaattttaaatatcAGAAAGGATTAACACAATTTTAAGGGTTGCTAttcattatttataaatttttaagttaTAGATGgacataatttttattttttattatcgcAACAAACATTAAAAAAGTTTTAATGTaaattttagtgcaaaattaaCATAcgaataatataattatatatgcttttattttttagggttttttttttatagtcgaagaatattataaattttaaattgtttgatttatattttatattaaataaataaaaaataatatattgactattattcatattctgtcacaaaatttaaaacaaggcTTAAGAATCAGACAAAGCctatatataaatatcaaattcaTTTTGTCGTGTGTTTGACCTCATGGAGGCCAACTTAAAGTGCAAAATCTTAACTGCACATACAAATATACTCATGTATTTAAATATGAGATCTCAACAACTTTTACAAAAAAGAAGATAACTTACCACTATAATAGGAGTGAAGATTACAAGAGTTGTCACTAGGTCACTCATCCAATTATTTAACTCTCATTTTCATCTCAGGGGTTTTTCAACTCTAGTCTATATAAAAACCTATTCAAAATCCTTTTTAAATTAAGCATCTAAGTTTCTTGTAGGTATCATTCCACGTGCACCTCTTCAAGAGAAACTCGAATAACTTCCTAAAAGATTACCATGTGTTcatatcacaaaaaaaaaaagataattctAAAGATCTATTTTTGTTCGAATCGAATAATATTCATTCAATTTATTAACATTTGACCAACAAAAACCTATCCAAATCCAATGATATTAGTAGACGCTCAAATTGtgtttcaaatttcaaaattattactCTTTGAGCTTCAAAATTTAttactctttgatcttcaaaatttattttcttcagtgttttcattaattttttttctttttttatggtCACATTTAATTGtgtttcaaatttcaaatagTAATAATGATCAATAGAATTAAACAGTTAAAATATTAATTcatgatattttattaaataaattagttttaaataatataaaaagacaaattaattttttctttgaataattACCCAAATCAGTCCCCGAGAATTTTAAAAACGGATATTTTAGtccccaaaaaaaattaatacacagattAATCCTTTAAGATTTGTTCCGGCAGACAAATTAATCCTCAGTCCAGTTTCTGGCGTGACTCATCAagggagattgttgagttagCACGTTTAGACGCACACGTGGCACTTAACATGCACAGGTGTCTGTCATGGACAAATTGGTTCCCAATGTAAAAAGTAAAGTGACGTCGTTTTAGGGTTGGAGAAACGTAACATTGCAAGGTGATAATGAAAGTCACGTTTCTTCTCCTCCCTTTCAACCCTTTTCACTGAAAAAAGACCCTAATCCTATTCTTTCTTAtcagtttttactttttacagaGAGCCCTCTCCACGTTGCTTCATCACGATCCACCTCATCTCCCAACATTACGATCGTGACGGTTGTTGCCCTTTCgaaattttaactttttctaCTTTGCCCTTTTCAGCGTGTTTGAGACCATTATCATTAGATCCACCATGTCTTCCTCCTCGGCGGCTCCATAAAGAAGTGCTTCCTTTGCTTGTCGCCATTGCAGTTGAAATAGGGTTTACAATGTAACTTATGATTACACAGTTTCAGCAATGaagaatttcaaatttatttgcAACTAGAGGTTTGGGAGAGAACATCAAAACGACGTCATTCTTCACCAATGTGcagggactattttgtcctTTTCGCACACGTGGACACTTAAGTGCCACGTGTGCGTCTGAACGTGCCAACTCAGCAGTCTCCCTTGATAAGTCACGCTGGAAACTGGATAGAGGACTAATTTGTCCGTCGGAACAGATTTTAAAGGATTaatctgtgtattaattttttttggggactaaaatgtccgTTTTTAAAATCCTCGGAGACTGATTTGGATAATTACTCTTTTTGTTTTCTCAAATAGAGTTAAACAGTTAAAAGACATTTTATTATAGACTAATATATCTAATATTCTAAAAGAACAAAagctaatttaatattttagagACTAATATATCTAATTTTATCCATTTGTAACTTTTTTAAAAAGCTTATACTTCAATTCTGTTTTAACTATATGTAATTCGCTGTAGACTCtaataaaattagaatataCATACAAACTATGAAACTCTAGCAtaatttatattgtgttttacTTTATATGTAAATCATGCTAGAGTTCTAtagtttatttatatattttgaatttactAGAGACTCTAAAAATGACataaaattaaacagaaaagaaaTATAAGTTATGTAATTCAAAAAATTACTAGAGTTCTATAGTTTATTTATATATTGTGTTTTATCAActgatatttatttaaaaaatcacCTTTAAATCTTAAGTTATGTAATTCAAAGGTCACtccatttatattttttaaggttttagaaaactaaaattttttgcTATTTTTATAGTGGATTAAttagacaaataataataataacattgCTTATTTGTGCCAATTATTGGTTCAATTTAtctcatttaaaatttttttatttctttttattccaATGAATTTTTTTGGAAATGCAATTCCCAATATCTTAatgattttctttttataaagaATAGAAATAGGTgaacaataaatattttaactaaattaaaaaaatatatgcaatgcattttttaaaaactggatttctttttacataaaaacataatctttatttttcaaaaaatcatcaCTTTtcactataatttttttttgtttggttaAAAAACTCTTCAGTATAGTATTATTCCTTAGAATTTTACCCTCTTAACATCTTTTGTCCTGAACGGGCccacttttattttattcctttctcAACAAACAACTATTATcacaaatgaaaaataaaatgaggTCAAACTTCTTCAAACTCAAATCCAAAAGGCCCAAAACACGATAACAATGTATCCAATAGCATTCCCGTAACACTGgccaaaaaataattaaaaaaacccATTCCCGTAACGGATTTTCGGAGCTCAGGCGCTACACGGCTCAACAGCTATGAGCCATCTCCTTTGCCTCTTCTGTGACACTTCTGCTATTCACCGACAGCAATCATGAATATGAATGACACATACACTACGTGTCAATCTACCGTTGTATTTAAAGGATTCTTTTTAACTCTATACCAATTAACATCTGTACTTTATAATTGaccatatataaaatattttatacatatattaaattcattaatttttattttttaaaataaaaaatttatttgctAATTGGAATTAACGAATACACATGTCACCAATTAATTGGaacatgtaaaaaaaatatataatatccTCAAATTAATTAGATATCAAAAAAATTACCttcataataatatatatagatattattCTCTTTCATCTATCAGTGTCACTCTATAAATTGATCCAAAGACAGtgatagataaaaagatatggaAAGGACTTTGCACAACTTGAGTCATTGCTATGCAATGAAATGAGAAGCATCTAGAGAGGTTGAGATGGACgagagataaaaaaaaaccCTGGGAGAATGAAGTCTTTGCAAGTATTGCCCCAAAGCCAGCAATCCTTGAGCAGCTTGATGTGTTGTTAGGATCCTAAGATAATCTGCCTGTATTTATTATCGATCAGATAAATCTTTTAGCGATAAAAGAACCAATATATCTGACAGAAGTAATTTTgaaggaaaaaaattatataactaaattttttgGTTATCGAGGAGAGTTTTCCGTGATAGAAGTCACGGTGATTTTGTTTTTGTCGTCACAGACAAACTTTCTCATAGAAAACAAGTTCTCGACGATATTTTTTATGTGCTTAAACCAAGGTCAGTGACTTGTAGTGATGTATTCACTGTTGATCCTTGCCTCTCGAATTTGTACCTCTTATTCAGAGAAGAACATTAAGATTTGGTGAAacataatattaattatttaatattgacTTTATAGTAAAACTACATTAatgttaaataaaatttttttaaattcaaatataacACTTTAAACTTtagaaatcaaatcaaaattaaGTCCAAACATAAAAAACCAATTTAATTCTTTACCCTAATCATATATTATAATACTTATATATATTCATATCACATATTTGTTTACAAGATTTTCCAACTATATATGTGTCCCTAAATTACTTTACAAGTGTCAATTTGTATTATGAGTTTGATAGCTAAATTCCAACTTTATAACAAACATGGGTCTACGTATTTCCAGCTTATAGATTTGATTTCATATATATAGTCCTCAAAATTTCTGTCACCATCCCAAGATATTATTAAATGCGGACCtcttttatttagtatttattttatttgattcagATGACCATAACTAGaaggaataaaaaatgtttatgataaaatataacatGATTGCTATTTCACAAAGTAAACCATTTTTTCTTAGGATACACAAAATGGTCTCTTATATATCGTTATTTGTTACTACTTGATTATgctattctattttttaaaaagttgaattttattaatatataacaGTATATTTTCTCAATAATCCTATTCAACTTAAATAGTACTGTCTAGAGTAAAAGAAATATCTATGATTTCAACCATAAAAGTTTGACACCTTCAACTATTGCTAAAAAAACATTAATAATTTTCATGTTCAGCATTATTAGATGCATTCCCCTGCTGCATTTCTAGCAGCTTTTAATCTTATAATCTTTCTAGCAATTATTTGAaacacaagaatttaaagaaGGCTTCATCTATCAACAACCAAGTCCAGTAGAGACACCACACCAAGAGAAAATATTCAATTTGATCTCTGAAATTATATTTGAATttcaatttagtttttaaaatttcaattgcTTTAATTTAGTCTCTAAATTTTTCAATTGACTCTGTGAAAAAAACCACCACAAAGTCTAATAtaattaagatttaaaaaatttagagattaaattgaggccattaaaattttaaaagattaaattaaaacttgAGTGTAGcttcaaaaactaaaataaatattttctcCAACATCGATGTATGTAGAGATATTGTCCCCCCAAAAAAAGGAACCAAAGATGTCTCCTATAATTTATGTCTCCTATAATTTTAGTACTCATTCCATTATTTAGATTGATTTATCGgtgatgatatatgaataaattaCATGTTAATTGAATTAGCTAGTTATACCCTCGTGCTTGTTTTAAGTTCAAGTCTATTATCTTTTCGAAATTTGTTTTGCACCAACAAATTAAGTTTATGTAATTATGCCAACATTTCGAATTTTAGCAATTTTATTATCTTAAGTTTTAACAGTTTTATCTGTTCTCAATAATACTCTGATACGTTTTAAATTCTTACAACTTTGTCTGTACTTTTTTTTGCAATTTTATTTACACTCCAATTTTATGTAATGGTTCCAAAATATTTGAGAATTTTATTTACAtactattataatttttttacttcgtcatgttaatttttaataagtTGCAAACTCAAGTAACTTGAGTTAAGGAAATATCTCTATAAAAATTGTAGATAGttttggaaaaaggaaaaaagtaaaattaagaGAAAGTGACGTTATCAATTTAGGAGTGACATTATCATCTCCTattaattttatgttatttagTTTGATATTAGATTAATTACATAATTATGATTAAATTATATCGTTGGcctataaataaataatttttattgtatattGACATAATAACATGTGaatatcaaatttatttttaaattaatgaatTCTAAAATCGCAATTGATATACACTAGTTATTATTATTGACATAAAGACCATATATCAAAGATTGGAAGGGTCACTATAACGTCTGCAAAAATTTGGGCCATCTATACTGGGATGAAGCTAGCAGTGAAGCTAGGAATCAACAAATTACAAATAAAGACTGATTCTTCTCGTACTTTGAAACTAATTAATGGGTCATCTAGTAGTCGCCATCATACGCTTTCTCTTATTAGGGCCATTGAGGATCTCCGCAGCAAAATGACTTATGTGTCTTTTAAGCACGTATTTTGCGAAGCTAATTTCTGTACAGATGCACTGGCAAAGCAAGCTCAGTCAATCCCAACCGGCCTTCTCTGTTTTGCAGC includes:
- the LOC130961736 gene encoding phosphopantothenate--cysteine ligase 2-like gives rise to the protein MDASNGSQDTEQTLDSQVKAFFDSAPPLQNRNDITQKLNHFIQLNSLSSENGIGKRIVCVTSGGTTAPLEQRCVRYVDNFSSGHRGATSTEYFLKAGYAVIFLYRRGSFQPFCRSLPDDPLLECFEATEGLNIQGLWFLLHPLLMLQIISKPMKDIGPRAMFYLAAAVSDFYVPWKDMVEHKIQSGSHILDVKLVPVPKMLSVLRKDWAPLAFCISFKLETDSNILLNKARGALEKYNMHAVVANELSTRKEQVVVVTIDDKITVQRDKSKADDDVENPLIKLLSQRHSAYIEDSKRMR